One segment of Gammaproteobacteria bacterium DNA contains the following:
- a CDS encoding flagellar hook-length control protein FliK: MLRTVENVHGNNEKIILSANQNNTNQLISDIFEKLSVLENSVKSTEAAKPTAAGAGAAPVLKTTENVHGNNEKVIPSTNKSNNTNNNQLISDILEKLSILKNSVKSIDATKPVSIDAGAALVLRTVENVHGNNEKIIPSANKSNNINNNQLISDIRNKLSVLENSVKSINEKIIPSANQNNNINNNQLIFDIRDKLSVLKNSIKSTEAAKPVSVDTRPASVLKTVENIQGNNENEITAFDPLISNMRSKLLALDNSVKATEATRLTSGEIPILEANTIPQTSTALPGLSQSTQRLFNGLEVDTEIFQLNQSLTTTPVPKDDGVLPIIIDPSNFSKGVFTLPGESTDVAAEQVVSSEQDFAELFGIAEKSTPQPLAEILSVKDSTPPTTSFIAPSINISKSVGQSPDVPIVLGAPNWETDLAQRVSWVSQHQIQRAELQITPAHLGPIDLHIEIKDGQTLVSFTTPHSMVREAIQNALPQLREMLEAQGLQLAGAGVHQQGSGNATGRWWKQQESLRNDIHRTNVLTEKPLLEKRSSRGLVDYFA; this comes from the coding sequence GAAAAATTATCAGTATTGGAAAATTCCGTAAAATCCACTGAGGCGGCAAAACCTACAGCTGCTGGTGCCGGAGCGGCTCCAGTGCTCAAAACGACGGAAAATGTTCATGGGAATAATGAAAAAGTTATTCCCTCTACTAATAAAAGTAATAATACTAATAATAATCAACTTATTTCCGATATTCTTGAAAAATTATCAATATTAAAAAATTCCGTAAAATCTATCGATGCAACTAAACCCGTTTCCATTGATGCTGGAGCAGCTTTAGTGCTCAGGACGGTGGAAAATGTTCACGGGAATAATGAAAAAATCATTCCCTCTGCTAATAAAAGTAATAATATTAATAATAATCAACTTATTTCCGATATTCGTAACAAATTATCAGTATTGGAAAATTCCGTAAAATCTATCAATGAAAAAATCATTCCTTCTGCTAATCAAAATAATAATATTAATAATAATCAACTTATTTTCGATATTCGTGACAAATTATCAGTATTGAAAAATTCTATAAAATCTACCGAAGCAGCTAAACCTGTTTCCGTTGATACCCGACCAGCTTCAGTGCTCAAGACGGTGGAAAATATTCAAGGGAATAATGAAAACGAAATTACTGCATTTGATCCGCTTATTTCTAACATGCGTAGCAAATTATTGGCATTGGATAATTCCGTAAAGGCTACTGAGGCGACAAGGCTCACCTCTGGAGAAATTCCTATCCTTGAGGCTAATACCATCCCTCAAACATCCACGGCTTTGCCAGGATTGTCACAGTCAACACAACGTTTGTTCAACGGATTGGAAGTCGATACGGAAATCTTTCAATTGAACCAATCTCTCACTACCACGCCCGTACCGAAAGATGATGGTGTTTTACCTATCATCATCGATCCCTCCAATTTTTCCAAAGGAGTATTTACCCTACCTGGAGAAAGTACGGACGTGGCTGCAGAACAAGTCGTATCATCAGAGCAGGATTTCGCAGAATTGTTTGGCATCGCCGAAAAATCGACACCCCAACCGTTAGCGGAGATTCTCAGCGTCAAGGATTCAACGCCACCAACGACATCATTCATCGCGCCATCCATAAATATAAGTAAAAGTGTCGGACAATCACCGGATGTTCCCATCGTATTAGGCGCCCCAAACTGGGAAACAGATCTGGCTCAACGTGTGAGTTGGGTAAGCCAACATCAAATCCAGCGAGCTGAGTTGCAAATAACGCCTGCTCATCTTGGCCCTATTGATCTTCATATTGAAATAAAGGACGGCCAGACGTTAGTGAGCTTCACTACACCCCATTCAATGGTTCGAGAAGCTATTCAAAACGCTTTGCCGCAACTCAGGGAGATGCTAGAGGCGCAAGGTCTCCAGCTTGCCGGGGCTGGCGTGCATCAGCAAGGATCGGGAAATGCCACGGGAAGATGGTGGAAACAGCAGGAATCATTACGAAACGATATTCATCGTACTAATGTATTAACTGAAAAGCCCCTTTTAGAAAAAAGATCAAGTCGGGGACTAGTAGATTATTTTGCCTGA